CTTCCTTCGTTCTTCTTTCTGAACGATATGCGTGCATATCGTCCTCATGTGAGAACGGTGTTTATAGATAGTGGGATTTTGAGTTAGTCTTCAAGCTTCTCGTACTCTTCAACGAGCTTCAAAACCACTTCATACAGCTCGTCTATCCTCTTCAGGCCCTCTTTGACCAATCTTAAGTTAAGCCCGTCGTACTTGTGAACTATGGCGTTTCTCAGACCGTTGTAAGCCCTCAGGAGCGACGCCTCACTCCCGCTGAGAACCCCCTTCTCCTCAAGCCTCGCTATGTTCGTGTAGTCGTCCTCGACTGTTACGCCCAAATCCTTTGTCAGCATCGCCGCGATGTCCATGGCAACGTCCACGCACACCTG
This genomic stretch from Thermococcus sp. harbors:
- a CDS encoding HepT-like ribonuclease domain-containing protein; protein product: MDVAMDIAAMLTKDLGVTVEDDYTNIARLEEKGVLSGSEASLLRAYNGLRNAIVHKYDGLNLRLVKEGLKRIDELYEVVLKLVEEYEKLED